Below is a genomic region from Dechloromonas denitrificans.
TGCACAAATGAAAAAGGCAGCCGAATGGCTGCCTTTTTGCGTCCTGTTCAGAGCGATCAGGCAGCAGCCTTGCCGCGCATGGCGCCGAACTTCTGGTTGAACTTTTCAACGCGACCGGCGGTGTCGACGATCTTCTGCTTGCCGGTGTAGAACGGGTGGCAGAGCGAGCAAACTTCGACGTGAAGGTCTTTCTTCATGGTCGACTTGGTCGTGAAGTTGCTGCCACAGGAGCAGGAAACCTTCAGATCATTGTATTCAGGATGGATGGCGGCTTTCATTTTGTGTCCTTTCGTTACGCGACCGGCGGATGTGGCCGACCTGGAAAACGCGTGATTATCCTCTAATAATCACGCGCTTGCAATATAAATCGGGATATGGTTTTTGCTGGGCTTAACCGCGACGCATGGCGTCGAAAAACTCCTGGTTGCCTTTGGTCGATTTGACCTTGTCGAGCAGGAATTCCATGGCTTCCAGATCGTCCATCGGGTAGCAGAGCTTGCGCAGGACCCACATCTTCTGCAGCACGTCCGGCTTGAGCAGCAGCTCTTCGCGGCGGGTGCCGGAGCGGTTGACGTTGACCGCCGGGTACATCCGCTTCTCGGCCATGCGACGGTCGAGGTGGATTTCCGAGTTGCCGGTACCCTTGAATTCTTCGTAGATCACTTCGTCCATACGCGAGCCGGTGTCGATCAGCGCGGTGGCGAGGATGGTCAGCGAGCCGCCTTCCTCGATGTTGCGCGCGGCACCGAAAAAGCGCTTCGGCTTTTGCAGGGCATTGGCGTCAACACCGCCGGTCAGCACCTTGCCGGAAGCCGGCTGGACGGTGTTGTAAGCGCGGGCAAGGCGGGTGATCGAGTCGAGCAGGATGACGACATCCTTCTTGTGTTCGACCAGGCGCTTGGCCTTCTCGATGACCATTTCGGCCACTGCAACGTGGCGTGAAGCCGGTTCGTCGAAGGTCGAGGCAACGACTTCGCCCTTGACGGTGCGGGTCATTTCGGTCACTTCTTCCGGGCGCTCATCGATCAGCAGCACGATCAGCACGACTTCCGGATGGTTGGCCGTGATGGCGTGCGCGATGTTTTGCAGCATCACCGTCTTGCCGGTCTTCGGCGGCGCGACGAGCAGGCCGCGCTGGCCGCAGCCGATCGGGGCAATCATGTCGATGACGCGGCTGGTGATGTTTTCTTCGGACTTGATGTCGCGTTCGAGCTTGAGATGACGCGTCGGATGCAGCGGCGTCAGGTTCTCGAACATGATCTTGTTCTTGTTGGCTTCCGGCGGGAAACCATTGATCGATTCAAGCTTGGTCAGTGCGACATAGCGTTCGCCGTCTTTCGGTGTCCGGATTTCACCGGCGATGGTATCGCCGGTCCGCAGGTTGAAACGACGGACCTGGGAGGGAGAAACGTAGATGTCGTCGGTGTTGGCCAGGTATGACGTATCCGGCGAGCGAAGGAAGCCGAAACCATCGGAGAGCACTTCAAGGGTGCCGTCACCGTAGATGGTGACGCCCTTTTTGGCTTCGTGCTTGAGGATGGCGTAAATCAGTTCTTGCTTGCGCATCCGGTTGGCATTCTCGATGCCGGCCTCGGTGGCCATGTCGAGCAGTTTGCTGACGTGATGCGTCTTTAGTTCGGAAAGTTGCATGTGTGCGAATATGTGGCACCTGGGCGGGACGGACGGAATCCGGGCCGGAGGGGGTGCGATTTTCCTGGAGAGGGGAGTGATTGACGCCGGCCGGTGGCTCTAGACGTCTGCCTGAAGGTACAGAACGTACCTTCAGGCCGGGAGACTACGGAGATTACAGGTTGCTGTCAATAAATGCGGCAAGTTGCGACTTGGACAGTGCGCCAACCTTGGTTGCTTCGACATTGCCGTTCTTGAAGATCATCAGGGTCGGGATGCCACGGATGCCGAACTTGGCCGGGGTGGCCTGGTTGTCATCGATGTTGACCTTGGTGACCTTGAGTTTGCCGGCGTATTCGTTGGCGATTTCGTCGAGGATGGGTGCAATCATCTTGCACGGACCGCACCATTCTGCCCAGTAGTCGACCAGAACCGGTTGCTGCGCCTGCAGCACTTCGGCTTCAAAGGTGTCGTCGGTGACGTAATGGATGTGCTCGCTCATTAAATGCCTCGTGGGATGGGGTGTGACGAATATCAGGTTTGCGCCCGGGAGGGCGCGGGTCAATTTGGCAAGATGCTAGCGAAAAAAAAGGGCTTAGGGAAGCGTTACTGTCCGGGTTTTAGCAAATTGGCCAGCTCGACTGCGGTCTTGACCTGCATTTTGTCGAAAAGGTTGGCGCGATGTACTTCGACGGTGCGCATGCTGATATTCAGTTCGTCAGCGATGACCTTGTTGAACTTACCGGCCAGGACCAGTTCCATGATCTGGCGCTCGCGTGTTGTCAGGCTGGAAAGTCGGGTTTTGACCGAGTCGACCGTGGCATTGGCTGCGCGTTGCCGTGCATCGAGCTCCATGGCTTGTTCAATGCGCGTCGCCAGTTCGTTGTCGTTCAGCGGTTTTTCGAAGAAATCGAAAGCGCCTTTTTTCAGCGTGGCGACGGCCAGGGGAACATCGCCGTGGCCGGTCAGGAAAATGACAGGGAGTGTGGATTGGCGTTCGCGCAACTGATCAAAGCAATCGAGGCCGCTCATCCCGGACATGCGCATGTCGAGTACGACGCAGCCATTCGTGCTTGGGCTCCAGGCGGCAAGGAAGGCTTCGGCCGATGAGTAGGTGGTGCAGGGAATGGCCCGTGTTTTAAGTAACCAGGCGAGCGCGTCAAGAATGGCTTCGTCGTCATCGACCAGATGGGCTTGGGGCGTGTTCATGCGGCTTCCAGGGAAAGTGTGAACGTAAATGTCGTACCGGTGCCTGTGGGTGACTGAATATTGTCTTCAGCCCACAGTCGACCGCGATGAAATTCGATGATCGAGCGACAGATCGAGAGGCCAACACCCATGCCTTCGGGCTTGGTTGTGAAGAAGGCGGTGAATAGCTTGTCGCGGATTTCGGGGCTGATGCCGCTGCCGTGATCGCTGACGCTGACGCTCAGCTCGGTTTCGCTGAGTTCGGTTGCAATGCGCAGGGTTCGGTATGGTTCCGGGGTGGCGCTCATGGCTTCCATGGCGTTGCGGATCAGGTTGAGCAGCACCTGTTCAAGCATCAGGCGGTCTGCCGGGATAGGCGGGAGACGGGGAATCTCGCAGTCGATCCGGATGTGGTACTTGCGGGCATCCGCCTCGACAAAACCGAGGCAGTCTTCGATAACTTCGCCGACGGCACAGGGCGCGCGCTTGGGTTCGCTCTTGCGTACGAAGTCATGGACCCGGCGGATGATCTTGCCGGCTCGTTGCGCCTGGACGCCCAGTTTTTCGAGTGCGGGCCGGATTTCTTGTGCCGCAACATTGGGGCGTTCGAGCAAATTCAGGCAGCCGCTGTTGTAGCTGGCAATGGCGGCAAGTGGCTGATTCAGTTCGTGAGCCAGCGTCGACGCCATTTCGCCCATGGTGACCAGGCGGGCAGTGAACTGGAGTTGTTCTTGTTGTTGCCGGGCCAGTTCTTCGGCCCGCCGGCGCTCGGTAACGTCGAGTACGGATGCCATCCAGCCGGTGTGCAGACCGTTGCCGTCAATCAATTTTGCTTCGTAGACCAGTGCGTGAAAACGCTCGCCACTTTTACGCATGAAAGTCATTTCAAAGCCGTCGGGCGGGGCTTCGCCGGCCATGACGGCCTGGTGAACAGCGAACGTTTCATCGATCTGCTCGGGGACCCAGTAGGGCATCGGCGGAACCTTGCCGACCAGCTCTTCGCTGCTGAAACCGGTGATCTTGCAGAAGGCCGGGTTGACGTAGATGACTTCGCCTTTCAGGTCGCGCGCACGCATGCCAACCGTCAGTGAATTTTCCATGGCGGTACGAAAGGCGTGTTCGGCTCTGAGGGCTTCCTCGGCTCGCGAGCGTTTTTTCATCAGGTCGCGGACCAGCCAGAGACTCCAGAATACGCCGCCAGCCAGGAGCAGAATGGCGCCGGCCAGCAGGCGTTGTAGGGGGTTGGCAGCGGTCTGGTAGCTGGTGACGCGAAATTGCAGGCCGTAGCCGGGGGGTTCGAACGGCAGGTTGTAGCTGATGTTCGGCGTGCCCTGAATATTCGATTTTGCGGCGTACTGGATATCGTTGTCATCGATGATGGTGACTTGATATTTTTCGGCAAACCACCAAGGCACGAGATCGGCCAGCAAGGTGTCGAAGCTGTACACAGCAACCAGTGCGCCGACAAATTCGCGGTCGACGAAAATAGGCACGGCAATTTCAAAGTGCGCTGTATTGCCGGTCAACAGGAATGGTTCACTGTAAATGCGCTTGCCAAGCCGGGCGGCCAGTTCGAATGCCTTTTGCGTGACGGGTGGGCCGAATGATTCTATTTCCCCATCAGGCGGGCCGGCGGCCGGAATGGCATCGACGACATTGCGGCGTTTGTCGAACCACAGTATTTGCGAAACATCTGAGTTGTTTTTGAGTA
It encodes:
- the rpmE gene encoding 50S ribosomal protein L31, with the protein product MKAAIHPEYNDLKVSCSCGSNFTTKSTMKKDLHVEVCSLCHPFYTGKQKIVDTAGRVEKFNQKFGAMRGKAAA
- the rho gene encoding transcription termination factor Rho; this encodes MQLSELKTHHVSKLLDMATEAGIENANRMRKQELIYAILKHEAKKGVTIYGDGTLEVLSDGFGFLRSPDTSYLANTDDIYVSPSQVRRFNLRTGDTIAGEIRTPKDGERYVALTKLESINGFPPEANKNKIMFENLTPLHPTRHLKLERDIKSEENITSRVIDMIAPIGCGQRGLLVAPPKTGKTVMLQNIAHAITANHPEVVLIVLLIDERPEEVTEMTRTVKGEVVASTFDEPASRHVAVAEMVIEKAKRLVEHKKDVVILLDSITRLARAYNTVQPASGKVLTGGVDANALQKPKRFFGAARNIEEGGSLTILATALIDTGSRMDEVIYEEFKGTGNSEIHLDRRMAEKRMYPAVNVNRSGTRREELLLKPDVLQKMWVLRKLCYPMDDLEAMEFLLDKVKSTKGNQEFFDAMRRG
- the trxA gene encoding thioredoxin TrxA; amino-acid sequence: MSEHIHYVTDDTFEAEVLQAQQPVLVDYWAEWCGPCKMIAPILDEIANEYAGKLKVTKVNIDDNQATPAKFGIRGIPTLMIFKNGNVEATKVGALSKSQLAAFIDSNL
- a CDS encoding response regulator transcription factor, producing the protein MNTPQAHLVDDDEAILDALAWLLKTRAIPCTTYSSAEAFLAAWSPSTNGCVVLDMRMSGMSGLDCFDQLRERQSTLPVIFLTGHGDVPLAVATLKKGAFDFFEKPLNDNELATRIEQAMELDARQRAANATVDSVKTRLSSLTTRERQIMELVLAGKFNKVIADELNISMRTVEVHRANLFDKMQVKTAVELANLLKPGQ
- a CDS encoding PAS domain-containing sensor histidine kinase — translated: MSSTTPIIPPGTRRLRILLALPKLGVVLLLAAVIALLWLLQQNEIDEERTSLIKDVLWLEQNVRFHLSGTEEQMQELASELSMGPESKKTFRLRAGHILKNNSDVSQILWFDKRRNVVDAIPAAGPPDGEIESFGPPVTQKAFELAARLGKRIYSEPFLLTGNTAHFEIAVPIFVDREFVGALVAVYSFDTLLADLVPWWFAEKYQVTIIDDNDIQYAAKSNIQGTPNISYNLPFEPPGYGLQFRVTSYQTAANPLQRLLAGAILLLAGGVFWSLWLVRDLMKKRSRAEEALRAEHAFRTAMENSLTVGMRARDLKGEVIYVNPAFCKITGFSSEELVGKVPPMPYWVPEQIDETFAVHQAVMAGEAPPDGFEMTFMRKSGERFHALVYEAKLIDGNGLHTGWMASVLDVTERRRAEELARQQQEQLQFTARLVTMGEMASTLAHELNQPLAAIASYNSGCLNLLERPNVAAQEIRPALEKLGVQAQRAGKIIRRVHDFVRKSEPKRAPCAVGEVIEDCLGFVEADARKYHIRIDCEIPRLPPIPADRLMLEQVLLNLIRNAMEAMSATPEPYRTLRIATELSETELSVSVSDHGSGISPEIRDKLFTAFFTTKPEGMGVGLSICRSIIEFHRGRLWAEDNIQSPTGTGTTFTFTLSLEAA